The Numenius arquata chromosome 7, bNumArq3.hap1.1, whole genome shotgun sequence genome has a window encoding:
- the PRR15 gene encoding proline-rich protein 15 translates to MADGAAATAAPRAGVKGSSAGPWWKSLTSKKKHKEAAAAPPPPAPTETDPAAPPSPGGREEQPPPFGSGEAAGAGGGNRRRLRVSHSGRFKERRKVRTSLLTDSPEVFDGGGAQGHAAQGGE, encoded by the coding sequence ATGGCGGACGGCGCGgcggccaccgccgccccccgcgccggcGTGAAGGGCAGCTCGGCGGGGCCCTGGTGGAAGTCGCTGACCAGCAAGAAGAAGCACAAGGaagcggcggccgccccgccgccccccgctcccACCGAGACggaccccgccgccccccccagccccggcggccGGGAGGAACAGCCGCCCCCCTTCGGCAGCGGCGAggccgccggggcgggcggcggtaACCGTCGGAGGCTCCGCGTCTCCCACTCGGGCCGcttcaaggagaggaggaaggtgcGCACCTCCCTGCTGACCGACAGCCCCGAGGTCTTCGACGGCGGCGGTGCCCAGGGCCATGCCGCCCAAGGGGGCGAGTAG